The following are encoded together in the Deltaproteobacteria bacterium genome:
- a CDS encoding transposase, with product MARPLRIQYPDAWYHVMNRGRRGEPVFTVDDDYVSFIAILRESRELWNVNVAAYCLMPNHYHLLVQTPEANLSRCMRHINGIYTQRFNKKHNEDGPLFRGRYKAILVDADSYLLELVRYIHRNPVRAGTTTTVDDYAWSSHLGYLSDASNYGWLFKDFVLSLFSHDKNESKRDFRRFMSHDDQEELTKILVQKKIPPVLGSTNFIKWLKSEHAEKKINEEIPDTRMFIPEIDTIRKTICKSYGVAEDSLLRSKRGMTNEPRNVAIYLTRYLRGDRLVIIGREYGMAKYSSVSSAIERTKKQMAGDRGFKRRVEEIKSDISKSQKQT from the coding sequence ATGGCCAGACCGTTACGAATCCAGTATCCTGATGCGTGGTACCATGTGATGAACCGGGGACGGCGAGGCGAGCCCGTCTTTACAGTTGATGACGACTATGTCTCATTCATTGCCATCCTGAGGGAATCACGCGAACTCTGGAACGTCAATGTAGCCGCATACTGCCTCATGCCGAATCATTATCACCTCTTGGTGCAAACCCCGGAGGCCAATCTGTCTCGATGCATGCGGCATATCAATGGTATCTATACGCAGCGATTCAACAAGAAGCATAACGAAGACGGGCCCCTGTTCAGAGGCCGATACAAAGCGATTCTCGTGGATGCCGACAGCTACCTCCTGGAGTTGGTGCGTTACATTCATCGGAATCCGGTACGGGCGGGTACGACCACTACCGTTGATGACTATGCCTGGAGCAGCCATCTCGGTTATCTGTCGGATGCATCAAATTATGGATGGCTGTTTAAGGACTTTGTTCTTTCGTTATTTTCGCACGACAAAAACGAAAGCAAGAGAGATTTCAGAAGATTTATGTCTCATGATGATCAAGAAGAGCTTACGAAGATTCTTGTACAAAAGAAGATACCGCCAGTGCTCGGCAGTACAAATTTTATCAAATGGTTAAAAAGTGAGCATGCTGAGAAAAAGATCAACGAAGAAATTCCCGATACGCGGATGTTCATCCCGGAGATTGACACGATCAGGAAAACCATTTGTAAATCATACGGAGTAGCAGAGGACAGTTTGCTGAGAAGCAAGCGGGGAATGACAAATGAGCCGCGGAATGTTGCCATTTACTTGACCCGGTATTTAAGAGGCGATCGATTGGTGATAATCGGGCGGGAGTATGGCATGGCGAAATACAGTTCAGTGAGCAGTGCCATAGAGAGGACAAAAAAGCAGATGGCGGGTGACAGAGGGTTCAAAAGACGTGTCGAGGAGATCAAGAGCGACATCAGTAAGAGTCAAAAGCAGACTTGA